One Chryseobacterium indoltheticum DNA segment encodes these proteins:
- a CDS encoding ammonium transporter, with protein MKVGLKWKVSFVVICIVAIGGLFFRPDVDIPNTGNFLSEKEIVGSDVAWILAAAGLVLLMTPGLSFFYGGMVGKKNVISTMLQSFIALGVISILWIVVGFSLSFGESIGFEIDGVHYGIIGNPFTYPFFNHVSIYPHKAMASTIPFVLFALFQMKFAVITPALITGSFAERVRFISYLVFMVLFSLFIYTPLCHMVWHPEGLLNKFFGVKDFAGGTVVHMSAGFAALAGAIVLGRRKNPHHEPSNIPYVILGTGMLWFGWFGFNAGSALSANATAAIAFGTTTIASASAMMTWIFFDRINGRKVSALGACIGAVVGLVAITPGCGFVSIQESIFIGFISAIVSNLMVNWKALKKIDDTLDVFACHGVGGIMGMILTAIFAHGENASLLHGGFGVFAHHMIALILVSLFAFFGSILLYKITDRIITLRVREDSEEQGLDMSQHSESLKW; from the coding sequence ATGAAAGTTGGATTAAAATGGAAAGTTTCATTTGTTGTCATTTGCATTGTAGCAATTGGTGGTTTATTCTTCAGACCAGATGTTGATATTCCCAATACGGGAAATTTTTTGAGTGAGAAAGAAATAGTGGGTTCAGATGTAGCCTGGATTCTTGCTGCAGCCGGTTTAGTTTTGCTGATGACTCCCGGTTTATCATTTTTTTATGGCGGAATGGTCGGGAAGAAAAATGTAATTTCCACAATGCTTCAAAGTTTTATTGCTCTTGGAGTAATTTCTATTTTATGGATTGTCGTTGGTTTTTCTCTTTCGTTTGGTGAATCTATAGGTTTTGAAATCGATGGCGTTCATTACGGGATTATCGGAAATCCTTTCACGTATCCGTTTTTTAATCATGTAAGTATTTATCCGCACAAAGCGATGGCTTCAACCATTCCGTTTGTTTTGTTTGCGCTTTTTCAGATGAAATTTGCGGTCATTACTCCGGCTTTAATTACGGGATCGTTTGCAGAGAGGGTTCGATTTATTTCGTATTTGGTTTTTATGGTATTATTCAGCCTTTTTATTTATACACCGCTTTGCCATATGGTTTGGCATCCGGAAGGACTTTTAAATAAATTTTTCGGAGTTAAAGATTTTGCAGGTGGTACGGTTGTTCACATGAGTGCAGGTTTTGCGGCTTTAGCGGGTGCCATTGTTTTAGGAAGAAGAAAAAATCCGCATCATGAGCCGTCAAATATTCCTTACGTTATTCTCGGAACAGGAATGCTGTGGTTCGGATGGTTTGGTTTTAATGCAGGTTCGGCATTAAGCGCTAATGCAACTGCTGCGATTGCTTTCGGAACAACAACAATTGCTTCAGCTTCAGCAATGATGACCTGGATTTTCTTTGATAGAATTAATGGACGAAAAGTTTCTGCTTTGGGCGCATGTATCGGTGCGGTTGTAGGTTTAGTGGCCATTACTCCGGGTTGTGGTTTTGTTTCTATTCAGGAAAGTATTTTTATAGGTTTTATTTCTGCAATTGTTTCTAATTTGATGGTTAATTGGAAAGCTTTAAAAAAGATAGATGACACGCTTGACGTTTTTGCCTGTCACGGAGTAGGAGGGATTATGGGAATGATTCTTACGGCAATTTTTGCTCACGGTGAAAATGCAAGTCTTCTTCACGGAGGATTCGGAGTTTTTGCACATCACATGATAGCGCTGATTTTAGTTTCGCTTTTTGCATTTTTCGGATCGATACTTTTATACAAAATTACGGATAGAATTATTACGTTGAGAGTAAGAGAAGATTCAGAAGAGCAGGGGCTTGATATGTCGCAGCATAGCGAAAGCTTGAAATGGTAA
- a CDS encoding YceI family protein, whose protein sequence is MKRLLLFVMMCASISFVFAQKKGDKVSKVITSEIKWWGHKVVKTKASSHYGSLKLKSGKFNFDKTVLVDGEFVIDMRSLMVADVSGDDQVKLTNELKGTNFFEVKKFPTAKFHLKKIIPLANSEYNSTIVGDITIKNIRKTISFPANAHITQFTVEIESSKFSLNRKDFRIFYQNSLKDYFIKDEMDIQFKVSTQKVDNERPL, encoded by the coding sequence ATGAAAAGATTACTATTGTTTGTTATGATGTGTGCAAGCATATCATTTGTTTTTGCTCAGAAAAAAGGAGATAAAGTTTCGAAAGTGATAACATCCGAGATTAAATGGTGGGGACATAAAGTGGTAAAAACTAAAGCTTCGTCTCACTACGGAAGTCTGAAACTGAAAAGCGGTAAATTTAATTTCGATAAAACGGTTTTGGTAGACGGTGAGTTTGTAATCGATATGAGAAGTCTTATGGTTGCAGATGTTTCTGGTGATGACCAGGTAAAACTGACTAACGAATTGAAAGGAACCAATTTCTTCGAAGTTAAAAAATTCCCTACTGCTAAATTTCATTTAAAGAAAATCATCCCGCTTGCAAACAGCGAATACAATTCTACCATTGTAGGTGATATCACGATCAAGAATATCAGAAAAACAATTTCTTTCCCTGCAAACGCCCATATTACGCAGTTTACGGTAGAAATTGAGTCTTCAAAATTCTCTTTAAACAGAAAAGATTTCAGAATTTTCTATCAGAATTCTTTGAAAGATTATTTCATCAAAGACGAAATGGATATTCAGTTTAAGGTTTCTACTCAAAAAGTTGATAACGAAAGACCTTTGTAA
- a CDS encoding L-serine ammonia-lyase: MESISVFEIIKVGIGPSSSHTMGPWNAAAAFIRIIKRERSIAEVKEVFLEFFGSLAKTGIGHGTDIAGMLGLNGEDFKIIDTTKIDDIVNHIKESQIINLGGEKEIPFIYGHHLVLNMSQTLDYHPNGMIFKAIFEDGTELVQDFYSVGGGFIMSQEKKSIEKECVRTLYPCHKSSDIVKYCEKLGFNKISDLILINEESWRTQEETRKEALYIWEQIKECIYKGVNKEGILPGGLNVTRRAAGINRKLLGDKIYKNKNEWFQQVVDAEENFTNINKWISCFALAVNEENASFGRIITAPTNGASGVIPAVLMYAQAFTDAVSEDDIARFILVAGEIGTLFKKNATISAAMGGCQAEVGVSSAMAAAGLTEILGGSVGQVLMAAEIAMEHHLGLTCDPIKGLVQIPCIERNTMGAIKAITAANIALESDPAKAKVSLDQVIQTMWETALSMNDRFKETSEGGLAIAVNVPEC, from the coding sequence ATGGAATCAATATCAGTTTTTGAAATTATTAAAGTAGGAATTGGCCCGTCTAGTTCGCACACGATGGGACCTTGGAATGCAGCAGCTGCATTTATCAGGATTATAAAAAGAGAAAGATCAATTGCTGAGGTAAAAGAAGTTTTTCTTGAATTTTTTGGTTCGTTGGCAAAAACGGGTATCGGTCACGGAACCGATATTGCCGGAATGTTGGGTCTGAATGGTGAAGATTTTAAGATAATTGACACTACAAAGATTGATGACATTGTTAATCATATCAAAGAATCTCAGATTATTAATTTGGGTGGAGAAAAAGAAATTCCTTTCATTTACGGGCATCATTTGGTTTTGAATATGTCTCAGACTTTAGATTATCATCCAAACGGAATGATTTTTAAAGCAATTTTTGAAGACGGAACCGAGCTTGTACAGGATTTTTATTCTGTAGGCGGAGGTTTTATAATGAGCCAGGAAAAAAAGTCTATTGAAAAAGAATGCGTACGTACTTTATATCCCTGTCACAAATCTTCTGATATTGTAAAATACTGCGAGAAATTAGGTTTCAATAAAATTTCAGATTTAATTCTTATTAATGAAGAAAGCTGGAGAACTCAGGAAGAAACAAGAAAAGAGGCACTTTATATCTGGGAGCAGATCAAAGAATGTATTTATAAAGGAGTCAATAAAGAAGGGATTTTACCGGGCGGACTAAACGTTACGCGCCGTGCTGCCGGAATCAACAGGAAACTTTTAGGAGATAAAATCTACAAAAATAAAAATGAATGGTTTCAGCAGGTTGTTGATGCGGAAGAAAATTTCACCAATATCAATAAGTGGATTTCATGTTTTGCTTTGGCAGTAAACGAAGAGAACGCTAGTTTTGGAAGAATTATCACTGCGCCAACGAATGGAGCGAGTGGTGTAATTCCGGCGGTTTTAATGTATGCTCAGGCTTTTACAGATGCGGTAAGCGAAGATGATATTGCCAGATTTATTTTGGTTGCGGGAGAAATTGGAACTTTATTTAAGAAAAATGCTACCATTTCTGCGGCAATGGGTGGTTGTCAGGCGGAAGTCGGAGTTTCTTCGGCGATGGCTGCAGCTGGTTTAACGGAAATTTTGGGCGGAAGTGTTGGCCAGGTTTTGATGGCAGCAGAAATTGCAATGGAACATCATTTAGGCTTAACGTGTGATCCGATTAAAGGATTGGTGCAGATTCCGTGTATCGAAAGAAATACAATGGGCGCAATCAAAGCGATTACAGCAGCAAATATTGCTTTAGAAAGTGATCCTGCAAAAGCTAAAGTAAGCTTAGACCAAGTAATTCAGACCATGTGGGAAACTGCTCTATCAATGAATGATAGATTTAAAGAAACATCAGAAGGAGGTTTGGCAATTGCGGTGAACGTTCCGGAATGTTAA
- a CDS encoding alpha/beta hydrolase family protein, with protein sequence MKIYVISGLGADFKVLERLQFPKEHDVVFIDWLIPENNESFGSYIERMAEKIDDSEPFYLLGYSFGGIIVQEIDKIKPAQKVVILGSIKSDKEKSKLIRMGEFTRIPKYLPVGFFSDRTSQLYAKFRQMIYSKNPKVIEYFQVRDPYYLKWSVERISEWKFDENPHVIQILGDLDIVFPLKNSKPDYIIKGGTHLFPATKYKEVSLLLNKIFI encoded by the coding sequence ATGAAAATCTACGTAATAAGCGGTCTTGGTGCAGATTTTAAAGTTTTGGAACGTTTGCAGTTTCCAAAAGAGCATGACGTTGTATTTATTGATTGGCTGATTCCTGAGAATAATGAATCTTTTGGTTCATATATCGAGAGAATGGCTGAAAAGATTGATGATTCGGAGCCGTTTTATCTTTTGGGATATTCTTTTGGCGGTATTATAGTTCAGGAAATTGATAAAATAAAACCCGCTCAAAAAGTCGTTATTCTTGGAAGTATAAAATCTGACAAAGAAAAATCAAAGTTAATCAGGATGGGAGAATTTACAAGAATCCCGAAGTATCTTCCTGTGGGTTTCTTTAGTGACCGTACTTCTCAGCTTTACGCTAAGTTCAGGCAAATGATCTATTCAAAAAATCCAAAAGTGATTGAGTATTTTCAGGTTCGGGATCCTTACTATTTGAAATGGTCTGTAGAAAGAATTTCGGAATGGAAATTTGATGAAAATCCTCATGTGATCCAGATTTTGGGCGACCTTGATATTGTTTTTCCATTAAAAAATTCAAAACCTGATTATATCATTAAAGGGGGTACCCATCTTTTTCCGGCAACAAAATACAAAGAGGTTTCTTTACTTTTAAATAAAATATTTATTTAA